One region of Amphiprion ocellaris isolate individual 3 ecotype Okinawa chromosome 9, ASM2253959v1, whole genome shotgun sequence genomic DNA includes:
- the LOC111573748 gene encoding potassium voltage-gated channel subfamily G member 2-like, translating into MAIIGVGLDDQSFSSDESYGHLFLESEGPTVKGLYFQRGRILRGPEASRPILDPYRQALINVGGVRYSFPWSTLEEFPESRLSRLRSCTNLKEIAEFCDDYDSMRHEFFFDRDPFAFRTIFCFLVNGKLRVLQDVCSVALHTELLYWGIDLNQMMPCCRHRVVNYVENVAQHQRKEKEWRERRKAMRACVVKRSLFYKLGEVVDNPDSGLAGKVFACLSVIMVVVTVLSLCIGTMLDGQQEGSRGECLQQCRSMFLIETVCVMWFTLELLVRFFHAHSKLEFIRGPLNITDVAAISPYYISLFLELRDETVHDIVAEGGKSTLDKLGLILRVLRALRVLYVVRLARHSMGLQTLGLTIQRSFTDFGLLLLFVCVSVALFSPLVHLIESELAPNAAKFPHLSFSSIPASYWWTIISVTTVGYGDMVPFSTLGQLMALIVILLGILILSFPSTSIFHTFNCTYTELREERKRQHKEEMDAELITEMEESLKERDTWPDNYSQTDFLPGLEDPQYLFMTDIKVLAKSTTHQPLIPVDQNLM; encoded by the exons ATGGCCATCATCGGTGTCGGTTTAGATGACCAATCATTCAGCAGTGACGAGAGTTACGGCCACCTTTTCCTAGAGTCAGAGGGCCCCACGGTCAAAGGCTTGTACTTCCAGCGTGGTAGGATTCTCCGAGGACCAGAGGCCTCTCGTCCGATCCTCGATCCTTACAGACAAGCCCTCATCAATGTGGGGGGCGTCAGGTACAGCTTTCCCTGGAGCACCCTGGAGGAATTCCCAGAGAGCCGTCTGAGTCGTCTGCGCTCCTGCACCAACCTGAAGGAGATAGCAGAGTTTTGCGATGACTACGACTCGATGCGCCACGAGTTCTTTTTTGACCGCGACCCTTTCGCCTTTCGAACTATCTTCTGCTTCCTGGTGAATGGGAAGCTGAGGGTATTGCAGGATGTCTGCAGCGTAGCGCTGCACACCGAGCTGCTGTACTGGGGCATAGATTTAAACCAGATGATGCCCTGCTGCCGCCATCGCGTGGTGAACTATGTGGAGAATGTGGCCCAGCACCAGCGCAAGGAGAAGGAGTGGCGGGAGAGAAGGAAGGCCATGAGGGCATGTGTGGTAAAAAGAAGCCTGTTCTACAAGCTGGGGGAAGTCGTGGACAACCCTGATTCGGGTTTAGCAGGGAAAGTGtttgcctgcctgtctgtcatcATGGTGGTGGTCACAGTGCTCAGCCTGTGCATCGGCACCATGTTAGACGGCCAGCAGGAAGGAAGCAGG GGTGAATGCTTGCAACAGTGCCGCAGCATGTTTTTGATAGAAACAGTTTGTGTGATGTGGTTCACCTTAGAGTTGTTGGTGCGATTTTTCCACGCACACAGCAAGCTGGAGTTTATTCGAGGCCCTCTCAACATCACTGATGTGGCCGCCATCTCGCCCTACTATATCTCGCTGTTTCTGGAGCTCAGGGACGAGACAGTGCACGATATTGTTGCAGAAGGAGGGAAGAGCACCTTGGATAAGCTGGGTCTGATCCTGCGGGTGCTCAGGGCGCTACGTGTCCTGTATGTGGTGAGGCTGGCCCGTCATTCTATGGGCCTGCAGACTCTGGGTTTGACCATCCAGCGCAGCTTCACCGACTTcggcctgctgctgctcttcgtGTGTGTCTCCGTGGCTCTCTTCTCTCCCCTGGTCCACCTCATCGAGAGTGAGCTGGCGCCGAATGCTGCCAAGTTTCCCCATCTCAGCTTCAGCAGCATCCCAGCATCGTACTGGTGGACCATCATCTCGGTGACCACTGTGGGGTACGGGGACATGGTGCCATTCAGCACCCTAGGACAACTGATGGCGTTAATCGTCATCTTGTTGGGGATCCTCATCCTGTCTTTCCCTTCCACATCGATCTTCCACACCTTTAACTGCACTTACACTGAGCTCAGGGAGGAGCGCAAAAGGCAGCACAAGGAGGAGATGGATGCTGAGCTCATCACTGAGATGGAAGAAAGCCTGAAGGAAAGGGACACATGGCCTGATAACTATTCACAGACAGACTTCTTACCTGGGCTAGAGGATCCTCAATACCTCTTCATGACAGATATTAAAGTGTTGGCTAAGAGCACAACTCACCAACCTCTTATTCCTGTAGATCAGAACCTTATGTAA